The Couchioplanes caeruleus nucleotide sequence AGCGAGCACCGGCCCGTGCCGCTGTGGCAGCACATGCTCGTCGGCCGGCGCATGTTCGACCTGTTCCACGACGCCGACGCGGCCCGCAAGCACGACGTGCACCCGGAGCTGCTGCGCTACACCCGCGAGATGCTGCGCCGGCTGGAGCTCACCGACCGCGCCGCCGGCCCGGGGTGGCAGGGCCGCGGTGGCCGGCCCCGCCGCTGGCAGGGACCGCCGCGGGCCGAGGTGGTCGACCGGCTCGACCGTGCCGGGCTGCTGCCCGCGATCCTGTTCATCTTCAGCCGCGCCGGCTGCGACGCCGCCGTGCAGCAGTGCCTGGCCGGCGGTCTGCGCCTGACCGGGCCCGAGGAGCGCGCCGAGATCCGCGAGATCGCCCAGGCGAAGGTCGCGAGCATCCCGGCCGAGGACCTGTCGGTGCTCGGCTACTGGGAGTGGCTCGACGGCCTCGAGCGCGGCGTCGCGGCCCACCACGCGGGCATGCTCCCCGCGTTCAAGGAGGCCGTGGAGGAGTGCTTCGTGCGGGGCCTGGTCAAGGCGGTGTTCGCCACGGAGACCCTCGCGCTGGGCATCAACATGCCGGCCCGCTGCGTGGTGCTGGAACGCCTGGTCAAGTTCAACGGCGAGGCCCACGTGGACCTGACGCCGGGGGAGTACACGCAGCTCACCGGCCGGGCCGGGCGGCGCGGCATCGACGTCGAGGGCCACGCCGTGGTGGTGTGGAGCCCCGAGGTGGACCCGCGGCACGTCGCCGGGCTCGCGTCCACGAGGACGTACCCGTTGCGGTCCAGCTTCCGTCCCTCGTACAACATGGCGGTCAACCTGGTCGGCTCGGTGGGCGCGGACAAGTCGCGTGACCTGCTCGAGTCGTCGTTCGCGCAGTTCCAGGCGGACCGGTCGGTGGTCGGGCTGGCCCGCCAGGTGCAGCGCAACGTCGACACCATGCAGACGTACGGGCAGGACGCCGCCTGCCACCACGGCGACTTCGACGAGTACTTCGGCATCCGCGTCGCGATCGCCGACCGGGAGAAGGCCCTGGCCCGCCAGGGTGCGTCGCAGCGCCGGGCGGCGGCGGTGTCGTCGCTGGAGAAGCTGCGCGTGGGCGACGTCATCCGGGTGCCGCAGGGCCGCCGGGCCGGCCTCGCCGTGGTGCTGGAGCCGCCCACCGGCGGGTTCGGCGAGCCGCGCCCGCTGGTGCTCACCCAGGACCGCTGGGCCGGCCGGGTCAGCCCCGCCGACTTCCCGGGCGCGGTCGAGGTCCTGGACCGCATCCGGGTTCCCAAGCACTTCAACCCGCGCTCGCCCGCCGCCCGCCGCGACCTCGCCGCGTCGATCAGCGCCACCGGGCTCGACCGGCACGAACGGGCCGGCGGCCGGCGCGGGCGCAGCCGCGGCGTGCCCGGCGAGGACGCGGAGATCGCGTTGCTCAAGGTGCAGCTGCGCCAGCACCCGTGCCACGCCTGCCCGGACCGCGAGGAGCACGCCCGCTGGGCCGAGCGCCGGCACCGGCTGGAGCGCGACACCGAGGCGCTGCGCGACAAGGTCGCCG carries:
- a CDS encoding DEAD/DEAH box helicase, with protein sequence MTSPAERYAESKRRAARVAEFPALDDFMLDVGFDLDDFQRQACEALERGSGVLVCAPTGAGKTVVGEFAVHLALRADGSGTRRKCFYTTPIKALSNQKYHDLVERYGAEHVGLLTGDNAINGDAPVVVMTTEVLRNMLYSGSASLQGLAYVVMDEVHYLADRFRGAVWEEVIIHLPASVTLVSLSATVSNYEEFADWLVTVRGETEVVVSEHRPVPLWQHMLVGRRMFDLFHDADAARKHDVHPELLRYTREMLRRLELTDRAAGPGWQGRGGRPRRWQGPPRAEVVDRLDRAGLLPAILFIFSRAGCDAAVQQCLAGGLRLTGPEERAEIREIAQAKVASIPAEDLSVLGYWEWLDGLERGVAAHHAGMLPAFKEAVEECFVRGLVKAVFATETLALGINMPARCVVLERLVKFNGEAHVDLTPGEYTQLTGRAGRRGIDVEGHAVVVWSPEVDPRHVAGLASTRTYPLRSSFRPSYNMAVNLVGSVGADKSRDLLESSFAQFQADRSVVGLARQVQRNVDTMQTYGQDAACHHGDFDEYFGIRVAIADREKALARQGASQRRAAAVSSLEKLRVGDVIRVPQGRRAGLAVVLEPPTGGFGEPRPLVLTQDRWAGRVSPADFPGAVEVLDRIRVPKHFNPRSPAARRDLAASISATGLDRHERAGGRRGRSRGVPGEDAEIALLKVQLRQHPCHACPDREEHARWAERRHRLERDTEALRDKVAGRTGSLAKTFDQVCAVLTERGYLSPDGEVTEPGRMLGRIWTEADLLVAECLRRGVWEGLEPDELAAAVSMVLYESRREGDERASVPKGATTAAVDACQKLWAEIESQEAAHGLSLTREPDPGFVWPIYRWARGEPLARVLASGHNYESDMPAGDFVRWARQVLDLLTQLKDASSASPGVREAARKAMTAINRGVLAYQTAL